The Micropterus dolomieu isolate WLL.071019.BEF.003 ecotype Adirondacks unplaced genomic scaffold, ASM2129224v1 contig_6428, whole genome shotgun sequence nucleotide sequence TCCGTCTCACCATATTCGGCGCCGTCACCTACTTTACCATCAAGTGGATGGTGGACGCCATCGACCCCACCAGGAAGCAGAAGTTGGAGGCTCAGAAACAGGTGAGAAGCAGGATGAGAGGTCAGCGAGGTCACTTTAAGGTTAACCCTTTGGGTGAACGctcattttttgtctttcaggcCGAGAAGCTGATGCGTCAGATCGGCGTGACGAACGTGAAGCTGTCTGAATATGAGATGAGCATCGCCGCTCACCTGGTGGACCCGCTGAGCATGCAGGTAAACCCCCGACAGGTAGAGAGGGCGGGAGGAAACGGCGTCAGACCGATCGCTAAAGGTCAGCGTCGACGGTGTGTTTCAGATCACGTGGAGAGACATCGCAGGTCTGGACGAGGTGATCACAGAGCTGAAGGAGACGGTGATCCTACCTGtccagaagagacaccttttccAGGGATCCAGACTGCTGCAGCCCCCCAAAGGtcgggaggggaggaggggaggaatgaggcgggagggaggggaagaagggAGGt carries:
- the LOC123964919 gene encoding outer mitochondrial transmembrane helix translocase-like, which produces MVLREVPVENITRPLGRNEVIGLLFRLTIFGAVTYFTIKWMVDAIDPTRKQKLEAQKQAEKLMRQIGVTNVKLSEYEMSIAAHLVDPLSMQITWRDIAGLDEVITELKETVILPVQKRHLFQGSRLLQPPKGREGRRGGMRREGGEEG